From the Actinomycetota bacterium genome, the window CCGCAGCGAGGCTACCACCGATCCTGGCGCTGGCCGCTGCACCGGTCGCCGACCGTGGAACCCGACGGCGTGTCGGACGCGAGCGGCTACGGTTCGTCCGGAAGGTCAGGGGAGGGGCGGTGACCAAGGTGCTCGCGGTCGACGACGACCCGGTCATCCAACGCCTGCTGCAGGTCAACCTGGAGATGGAAGGCTACGAGGTCGAGGTCGCCTCGGATGGCGACGAGGCCCTCGACAAGGCCCGCACCACCCGGCCCGACGCGATCCTCCTCGACGTCATGATGCCCAAGAAGGACGGCTGGCAGGTCTGCGCCGAACTGAAGGCCGACCCCGATCTGCAGGCCATCCCGGTGGTGTTCCTGTCGGCTCGCGCGCAGGACGCCGACATCCAGAAGGGCACCGACCTGGGGGTCGCCGCCTACATCACCAAGCCGTTCGACCCGATCGACCTGGTCGAGCTCGTCGACGAGCTGACGGGGCGGAGCCGCTGACCGGCCCTGCCGGCTCCGCCACATCGACCGTTGCGTACCCTCGGTAGGCGATGACGACCCCACAGGAACTCGACCCCGTCCTGGCGGAACTGGCGACCCGCATCCGCACCGCCCTGCTGGCCGCCGGACTGCCGGAAGTCGCAGAGATCCCTCTGGAACGGCCTCGCCAACCCGAGCACGGCGACTGGGCGACGCCGGTGGCGCTGTCGATCGCCGCCGAGGCCGAGCAGACGCCCCGCGCCATCGCCGAGCAGCTGGTGGCCAACCTCGAGGTCCCCCCGGTGATCGCCGCCGTGGACGTCGCCGGGCCCGGTTTCGTCAACTTCCGGCTGGCCCACAGCTACTTCCAGGACGTCGTGCGGCGTGTCCTGGCGGAAGGCGACCGCTTCGGTCGGCGGACCCGCGCGGAGGTCGACGTCGAACGCATCAACGTCGAGTTCGTCTCATCCAACCCCACCGGTCCGCTGCACGTCGGCCACGGCCGGTGGGCGGCGGCCGGTGACGCGATCGCGGCGCTGCTCGAAGCCGACGGCCACCACGTCGAGCGCGAGTACTACCTCAACGACACCGGCGAGCAGATCCGGCGCTTCGGGGAGTCGGTCGTGGCGGCCGGCCTCGGGCGCCACCGCACCGACGAGCACTACCGCGGGGACTACGTCGACGCGCTGGCCGCCGAGATCAAGGCCGACCTCGGCGACGCGGTGTTCGGCGGCGGCGACGACGCCGAGGTCGCTGAACGCATCGGTCAGATCGCCGTCGAGCTCATGACC encodes:
- a CDS encoding response regulator, encoding MLAVDDDPVIQRLLQVNLEMEGYEVEVASDGDEALDKARTTRPDAILLDVMMPKKDGWQVCAELKADPDLQAIPVVFLSARAQDADIQKGTDLGVAAYITKPFDPIDLVELVDELTGRSR